The following proteins are co-located in the Dehalococcoidia bacterium genome:
- the trpC gene encoding indole-3-glycerol phosphate synthase TrpC, translating into MTTDSTLVTGTILDKIVAAKREELPRRRREEPLARLADKAQRFAETLDFPAALRGTRLRLIAEIKKASPAKGILDPDLVPLSRARAYTLGGAAAISVLTEAPHFLGTLESLESIRIGLDRYFPGGRPALLRKDFLFDPYHLHEARAYGADAVLLIVAILPDELLIELLALARELGLSALVEVHDEGEVERALAAGAAVIGINNRDLRTFHTSVDVTERLRPLIPARTVVVSESGLAGAAEAQRVRSLGVDAVLVGEALMTASDVVAKMREFMPA; encoded by the coding sequence GTGACCACGGATTCCACCCTCGTCACCGGCACGATCCTCGACAAGATCGTCGCGGCCAAGCGTGAGGAGCTGCCCCGCCGACGTCGCGAGGAGCCGCTCGCTCGGCTCGCGGACAAGGCGCAGCGCTTCGCGGAGACGCTGGACTTCCCCGCCGCCCTGCGCGGCACACGGCTGCGGCTGATCGCGGAGATCAAGAAGGCGTCGCCGGCCAAGGGTATCCTCGACCCCGACCTCGTCCCGCTCAGCCGCGCCCGCGCCTACACGCTCGGCGGCGCGGCGGCGATCTCGGTGCTGACCGAGGCGCCGCACTTTCTGGGCACGCTCGAATCCTTGGAGAGTATTCGCATTGGGCTCGACCGCTACTTCCCCGGCGGCCGGCCGGCGCTGCTGCGCAAGGATTTCCTCTTCGACCCGTATCATCTGCACGAGGCGCGTGCCTACGGCGCCGACGCCGTGCTGCTGATCGTGGCTATCCTCCCGGATGAGCTCCTGATCGAACTGCTGGCGCTGGCTCGGGAGTTGGGCCTGAGCGCCCTGGTCGAAGTCCACGACGAGGGCGAGGTCGAGCGGGCTCTGGCCGCCGGCGCCGCGGTGATCGGCATCAACAACCGCGACCTCCGCACCTTTCATACGTCCGTTGACGTAACAGAACGCCTGCGCCCGCTGATTCCGGCGCGGACGGTCGTGGTCAGCGAGAGCGGCCTTGCCGGCGCGGCCGAGGCGCAGCGAGTGCGATCCCTCGGCGTGGACGCGGTGCTGGTGGGTGAGGCGCTGATGACGGCGAGCGACGTGGTCGCGAAGATGCGGGAGTTCATGCCTGCATGA
- a CDS encoding ATP-binding protein, with amino-acid sequence MRDEAAAKLRESEERLRRATQAARISAWEVDLRTGVTAVAPSFAETLGYPADCFPMPMSEAIRTFSEPEDASAQQQAIAEAIAGDGNLHIESRFHNRRTDAVLWLESTGQVVRGADGAPLRLIGVTQDVTARKQAEEAVATAASRDAFRVRLADALRPLAHPDQIQTAATRLLGEHLGASRVLYAEIGDNGQTAVVEANYVRVGVPSVIGRSRLRDFGRIVAETLHAGRTLIFGDYARLPHLTPAERAAFEAVNIRANISVPLLKDDQLVAFLSVHQSTVRDWSPGEISLIEETAERTWAAVERARAAAALREQVKAHIALNAALRETAEARDRALAETQEAMRVRGEFLAAVSHDLRTPLTTVRGLVQLTRRQAARMATPEAERLGERLELADSAAGRMASMLNGVLDLARLESGRSLELERKPHDLAALLCQLVAEQQQAAPHHRILLDLQQPSLEGVWDAGRLERVIGNLLGNAVKYSPAGGDVQVTLAAETRAGSRWARITIADHGVGIPAADLPRLFERFHRGSNVVGRIRGVGVGLAAAKQIVDEHGGTLEFESSEGHGTTATLRLPCEPPAGDAGA; translated from the coding sequence GTGCGGGATGAAGCCGCTGCCAAACTGCGCGAGTCGGAGGAGCGTCTGCGCCGGGCGACGCAGGCGGCCAGGATCTCTGCGTGGGAAGTGGACCTGCGCACCGGCGTGACAGCGGTCGCCCCCAGCTTCGCGGAGACGCTCGGCTATCCCGCGGACTGCTTTCCGATGCCCATGAGCGAGGCGATCCGCACCTTTTCGGAGCCTGAGGACGCCTCCGCTCAGCAACAAGCGATCGCGGAGGCGATCGCGGGCGACGGCAACCTCCACATCGAGAGTCGTTTTCACAATCGGCGGACCGACGCTGTGCTCTGGCTGGAGTCGACCGGCCAGGTTGTCCGGGGCGCCGACGGCGCGCCGCTGCGGCTGATCGGCGTTACCCAGGATGTCACCGCTCGCAAGCAGGCGGAGGAAGCGGTGGCCACGGCCGCTTCCCGAGACGCGTTTCGCGTCAGGCTCGCCGACGCGCTGCGGCCGCTCGCCCATCCAGACCAGATTCAGACGGCGGCGACGCGGCTGCTGGGCGAGCACCTCGGCGCCAGCCGGGTGCTCTACGCCGAGATCGGCGATAACGGCCAAACCGCCGTTGTGGAGGCGAATTACGTCCGCGTCGGCGTGCCTTCGGTTATCGGCCGCTCCCGGCTCAGAGACTTCGGCCGCATCGTCGCAGAGACGCTCCATGCCGGCCGCACGCTCATCTTTGGTGATTACGCCAGGCTACCGCACCTGACGCCGGCGGAGCGGGCGGCGTTCGAGGCCGTCAACATCCGGGCAAACATCAGTGTCCCGCTGCTGAAGGACGATCAACTCGTCGCGTTCCTCAGCGTGCACCAGTCGACGGTGCGGGACTGGTCGCCAGGCGAGATTTCGCTGATCGAGGAGACGGCGGAGCGCACGTGGGCCGCGGTGGAGCGGGCGCGGGCAGCGGCGGCGCTGCGGGAGCAGGTGAAGGCGCACATCGCCCTCAACGCGGCACTGCGGGAGACCGCCGAGGCCCGCGACCGCGCCCTGGCCGAGACGCAAGAGGCAATGCGCGTGCGAGGCGAGTTTCTCGCCGCGGTTTCGCACGATCTGCGTACGCCGCTGACGACCGTGCGCGGCCTCGTGCAGCTCACCAGGCGCCAGGCCGCGCGGATGGCCACGCCGGAAGCCGAGCGGCTCGGGGAGCGCCTGGAGCTGGCCGACAGCGCCGCCGGCCGCATGGCCTCGATGCTCAACGGCGTGCTCGACCTGGCGCGTCTGGAGAGTGGGCGCTCGCTCGAGCTGGAGCGGAAGCCGCACGACCTCGCCGCGCTCCTTTGCCAACTCGTGGCCGAACAGCAGCAGGCGGCGCCGCACCATCGCATCCTGCTCGACCTCCAGCAGCCGTCGCTCGAGGGCGTCTGGGATGCGGGCCGGCTGGAACGGGTGATTGGCAACCTGCTCGGCAACGCCGTCAAGTACAGCCCCGCCGGCGGCGATGTGCAGGTGACGCTCGCGGCCGAGACGCGCGCCGGCAGCCGCTGGGCGCGGATCACCATTGCCGATCATGGCGTCGGTATCCCCGCCGCCGATTTGCCCCGGCTGTTCGAGCGCTTTCATCGCGGCAGCAACGTGGTGGGCCGCATCCGCGGGGTCGGCGTGGGCCTGGCCGCGGCCAAGCAGATCGTCGATGAGCACGGCGGGACGCTCGAATTCGAAAGCAGCGAGGGCCACGGAACGACGGCCACGCTACGCCTGCCCTGCGAGCCGCCCGCAGGGGACGCGGGCGCATGA
- the trpD gene encoding anthranilate phosphoribosyltransferase, whose protein sequence is MIREALDALINHDRHLSEDEAAAVMSEVMAGEATPAQLGALLAALRLRGETVDEIAGMARIMRERALRVQHPGPLIDTCGTGGDGSGSFNVSTAAALVAAAGGVRVAKHGNRAMSSGCGSADVLEALGARIELAPEGVTACIDESNFGFMFAQAFHPAMKHAAPTRRDLGVRTVFNILGPLSNPAGAQAQVLGVPRPELVETMAAVLGRLGCRHALVVHGEDGIDELTLAGPTLVCELKGETLATYRVTPNDAGLEPAPRAAVHGGAPVDNAKTMHAVFEGRPGPIRDFVLLNAAAALIVGGAAANIAEGVTVAARLIDTGEAGRTAERFVEASQRHAPGTE, encoded by the coding sequence ATGATCCGCGAGGCGCTGGATGCGCTGATTAATCATGACCGCCACCTGAGCGAGGACGAGGCCGCCGCGGTCATGTCCGAGGTCATGGCCGGCGAAGCCACACCCGCACAACTGGGCGCCCTGCTGGCGGCGCTGCGCCTGCGGGGCGAAACCGTGGACGAGATCGCCGGCATGGCGCGGATCATGCGCGAACGGGCGCTGCGCGTGCAGCATCCCGGTCCGTTGATCGACACCTGCGGCACCGGCGGCGACGGGTCCGGTTCGTTCAACGTCTCGACGGCAGCGGCGCTCGTGGCCGCGGCCGGCGGCGTGCGCGTGGCCAAGCACGGCAACCGCGCGATGAGCAGCGGCTGCGGCAGCGCCGACGTGCTCGAGGCGCTGGGGGCGCGCATCGAGCTGGCGCCCGAGGGCGTGACCGCCTGCATCGACGAGAGCAACTTCGGCTTCATGTTCGCGCAGGCGTTTCACCCGGCAATGAAGCACGCCGCGCCCACCCGCCGCGACCTCGGCGTGCGCACAGTCTTCAACATTCTCGGCCCGCTCTCCAACCCGGCCGGGGCGCAGGCGCAGGTACTCGGCGTGCCGCGGCCCGAGCTGGTGGAGACGATGGCCGCCGTGCTCGGCCGGCTCGGCTGCCGTCACGCGCTGGTCGTGCACGGCGAAGACGGCATCGATGAGCTGACGCTGGCCGGCCCTACGCTGGTCTGCGAGCTGAAGGGCGAAACGCTGGCGACCTACCGCGTCACGCCGAACGACGCGGGGCTTGAGCCGGCGCCGCGCGCCGCGGTGCACGGCGGCGCCCCGGTCGACAACGCGAAAACGATGCATGCCGTCTTCGAGGGCCGGCCGGGGCCGATCCGCGATTTCGTGCTGCTCAACGCGGCCGCGGCGCTGATCGTCGGCGGCGCGGCGGCGAACATCGCCGAGGGCGTGACCGTAGCTGCCAGGCTGATCGACACTGGAGAAGCAGGGCGCACCGCCGAGCGATTCGTCGAGGCCTCGCAGCGGCACGCACCGGGAACGGAGTGA
- a CDS encoding phosphoribosylanthranilate isomerase: protein MTALHTRIKLCGLRSAEQSELAAALGADFIGLVFAERSRRRVTVEQARRVLEGLGPGAGTLTRLVHDAVPAGAWFRRSVAALALALSERRPLVVGVFGDQPTSLINAVAAAVPLDLVQLSGTGPWEQALEIRRPVIKALHVRPELTPEAALDTAEAGTAALCLLDTAVPGEIGGTGQRFDWTLAIEISSRLPFLLAGGLAPENAGKAVACVRPWGVDVSSGIESDGAKDPEKMRAFVAAVRAADAARSAAEGR from the coding sequence ATGACCGCCTTGCACACCCGCATCAAGCTCTGCGGCCTGCGCAGCGCCGAGCAGTCGGAACTCGCCGCCGCGCTCGGCGCCGACTTCATCGGCCTCGTCTTCGCTGAACGCAGCCGCCGGCGCGTCACGGTCGAGCAGGCGCGGCGGGTGCTGGAAGGGCTCGGCCCCGGCGCGGGAACGTTGACGCGGCTTGTCCACGACGCGGTGCCGGCCGGCGCCTGGTTCCGGCGGAGTGTGGCCGCCCTGGCGCTTGCGCTCTCGGAGCGGCGCCCGCTTGTGGTCGGCGTGTTCGGAGACCAGCCGACCTCGCTGATCAATGCCGTGGCAGCCGCGGTGCCACTCGACCTGGTCCAGCTTTCCGGCACCGGTCCCTGGGAGCAGGCGCTGGAGATTCGCCGCCCGGTGATCAAGGCGCTGCACGTGCGGCCCGAGCTGACGCCCGAGGCCGCGCTCGACACGGCCGAAGCCGGAACCGCCGCGCTCTGCCTGCTCGATACCGCCGTACCCGGCGAGATCGGCGGCACGGGCCAGCGGTTCGATTGGACACTCGCGATCGAAATCAGCTCTCGCCTGCCGTTCCTGCTCGCGGGCGGTCTGGCGCCGGAGAACGCGGGCAAGGCGGTGGCCTGCGTACGACCCTGGGGCGTCGATGTGAGCAGCGGCATCGAGAGCGACGGCGCCAAGGATCCAGAGAAGATGCGCGCGTTCGTCGCCGCCGTCCGCGCCGCCGACGCCGCGCGATCGGCAGCAGAGGGACGGTAG
- the trpE gene encoding anthranilate synthase component I, producing MYFPSLADVRELAATGAGNLVPIYREVTADLDTPVSAFLKVRRGRHSFLLESVEGGERLSRYSFIGTEPYRIVRTGPGEGCEIDPLRLLEEELSRFKVVAVGDLPPFDGGAVGYLSYEAARYFERLPVPEADELGLPEAMLLFVDTILVFDHLRHRIKVVSHVRLDGDIDAAYRLAQFKIDQIVERLQQPLRYTPRLQGELHLNGRVESNVGREGFEASVLATKEYVVAGDVIQGVLSQRLARSTPAPAFEVYRALRQVNPSPYMYYLELGDFEIVGASPEMLVRVEDGLVETHPIAGTRPRGHDLEEDQRLEQELRHDEKELAEHTMLLDLGRNDVGRVARPGSVRVTQMFEIERYSHVMHLVSHVTGQLRDDLTPYDALRACFPAGTVSGAPKIRAMEIIAELEPDRRGPYAGAVGCFSFNGNLDTCITIRTLVMKDGVAYTQAGAGIVFDSDPTAEHQECLSKARALIRAIDLAEQQLEALPSGSLGY from the coding sequence GTGTATTTTCCTTCTCTTGCCGATGTGCGCGAGCTGGCCGCCACGGGCGCGGGCAACCTGGTGCCGATCTACCGTGAGGTGACGGCCGACCTCGATACGCCGGTGTCCGCCTTCCTCAAGGTGCGGCGCGGGCGGCACTCCTTCTTGCTCGAAAGCGTCGAGGGCGGCGAGCGGCTCTCGCGGTACTCGTTCATCGGCACGGAGCCGTACCGCATCGTGCGCACGGGGCCGGGCGAAGGCTGCGAGATCGACCCGCTGCGCCTGCTCGAAGAGGAGCTGTCGCGCTTCAAGGTCGTGGCCGTCGGCGATCTGCCGCCGTTCGACGGCGGCGCCGTCGGCTATCTCTCATACGAGGCGGCCCGCTACTTTGAACGTCTGCCCGTGCCCGAGGCAGACGAACTCGGCCTGCCCGAAGCGATGCTGCTGTTCGTGGACACGATCCTCGTTTTCGACCACCTGCGGCATCGCATCAAGGTCGTCAGCCACGTGCGGCTGGACGGCGACATCGACGCCGCCTACCGCCTGGCGCAGTTCAAGATCGACCAGATCGTGGAGCGGCTGCAGCAGCCGCTGCGTTACACACCGCGCCTTCAAGGCGAGTTGCACCTGAACGGCCGCGTCGAGTCCAACGTCGGCCGCGAGGGTTTTGAAGCGAGCGTGCTGGCGACGAAGGAGTATGTCGTCGCCGGCGACGTGATCCAGGGCGTGCTCTCGCAGCGGCTGGCGCGCAGCACACCGGCGCCCGCCTTCGAGGTCTACCGCGCCCTGCGCCAGGTCAACCCCTCGCCCTATATGTACTACCTGGAGTTGGGCGACTTTGAGATCGTCGGCGCCTCGCCGGAGATGCTGGTGCGCGTCGAAGATGGGCTGGTGGAGACGCACCCGATCGCCGGCACGCGCCCGCGCGGCCACGATCTCGAGGAGGACCAGCGGCTGGAGCAAGAGCTGCGCCACGATGAAAAGGAGCTGGCCGAGCACACGATGCTGCTCGACCTGGGCCGCAACGACGTCGGCCGCGTGGCGCGGCCGGGCAGCGTGCGCGTCACGCAGATGTTCGAGATCGAGCGTTACTCGCACGTCATGCACCTGGTCTCGCACGTCACCGGCCAGCTGCGCGACGACCTGACGCCCTACGACGCACTGCGCGCCTGCTTCCCCGCCGGGACCGTCTCGGGTGCGCCGAAGATCCGCGCGATGGAGATCATCGCGGAGCTGGAGCCGGACCGGCGCGGACCCTACGCCGGCGCCGTCGGCTGCTTCAGCTTCAACGGCAATTTGGATACCTGCATCACGATCCGCACGCTGGTGATGAAGGACGGCGTGGCCTACACGCAGGCTGGCGCGGGCATCGTCTTCGACAGCGACCCGACGGCCGAGCACCAGGAGTGCCTGAGCAAGGCCCGCGCCCTGATCCGCGCCATCGACCTGGCCGAGCAGCAGCTTGAGGCGCTGCCCAGCGGGAGCCTGGGCTACTGA
- a CDS encoding aminodeoxychorismate/anthranilate synthase component II, whose product MLLLIDNYDSFTYNLYQYLCELGAEVHVVRNDAATLDEIEALAPVRIVISPGPCTPKEAGISVALIKRFAGRVPLLGVCLGHQCIGEAFGGVVEGAGEIKHGKLSRISHDGRGVFAGLPDPMEAIRYHSLAVSPHSVPDELEVSARSESGVIMGVRHRRFAVEGIQFHPESIMTPNGKDLLRNFLAMDEAAVVA is encoded by the coding sequence ATGCTGCTCTTGATCGACAACTACGACAGCTTCACCTACAACCTCTACCAGTATCTGTGCGAGCTGGGTGCGGAGGTGCACGTCGTGCGCAACGACGCGGCGACGCTTGACGAGATCGAGGCGCTGGCGCCGGTGCGGATCGTGATCTCGCCCGGTCCGTGTACGCCGAAGGAGGCGGGGATCAGCGTTGCCCTGATCAAGCGCTTCGCCGGCCGTGTGCCCTTGCTCGGCGTTTGCCTTGGGCATCAGTGCATCGGCGAGGCATTCGGCGGCGTGGTCGAGGGCGCGGGCGAGATCAAGCATGGCAAGCTGTCGCGCATCTCCCACGACGGCCGCGGCGTCTTCGCCGGCCTGCCCGACCCGATGGAGGCGATCCGCTACCACTCGCTCGCCGTAAGCCCTCACAGCGTGCCCGACGAACTGGAGGTCAGCGCCCGCAGCGAGAGCGGCGTGATCATGGGTGTGCGCCACAGGCGCTTTGCCGTCGAGGGCATCCAGTTTCACCCGGAATCGATCATGACGCCGAACGGCAAGGACTTGCTGAGGAACTTCCTGGCGATGGATGAAGCGGCAGTGGTCGCCTAG
- a CDS encoding TrpB-like pyridoxal phosphate-dependent enzyme: protein MAETKILLPESEIPQRWYNIIPDLPNPPAPPLHPGTHEPVGPEALAPLFPMELIKQEVSGERYIDIPDDIREVYKLWRPSPLVRATRLEQALGTPARIYFKYEGVSPAGSHKSNTAVAQAWYNKQAGVPRLTTETGAGQWGSALAMACNMFGLELKVYMVKVSYHQKPYRRSMMQVWGADVVASPSHDTHAGNAILEADPDSPGSLGIAISEAVEDAATREDTKYSLGSVLNHVLLHQTVIGEEALKQLALAGDYPDIVIGCVGGGSNYAGLAFPFMRDKLAGKKETRFIAVEPESCPSLTRGHYAYDFGDTAKTTPLLKMYTLGSSFMPPGIHAGGLRYHAMAPLISQLYHDGAIEGRAVHQTAAFAAAVQFARTQGIIAAPETSHAIRAAIDEALRCKETGEEKAILFNLSGHGHFDMSAYDRYFAGELEDYAYPAELVAESMKGVPVV from the coding sequence ATGGCGGAGACGAAGATCCTGTTGCCGGAGAGCGAGATCCCGCAGCGCTGGTACAACATCATCCCCGACCTGCCCAACCCGCCCGCGCCGCCGCTGCATCCCGGCACGCACGAGCCGGTCGGGCCGGAGGCGCTGGCGCCGCTCTTCCCGATGGAGCTGATCAAGCAGGAGGTCAGCGGCGAACGCTACATCGATATCCCTGACGACATCCGCGAGGTCTACAAGCTGTGGCGCCCCTCGCCGCTGGTGCGCGCCACGCGGCTGGAGCAGGCGCTGGGCACGCCGGCGCGCATCTACTTCAAGTACGAGGGCGTGAGCCCGGCCGGCTCGCACAAGTCGAACACCGCGGTGGCGCAGGCCTGGTACAACAAGCAGGCAGGCGTCCCGCGCCTGACCACGGAGACCGGCGCCGGCCAGTGGGGCAGTGCCCTCGCCATGGCCTGCAACATGTTCGGCCTGGAGCTCAAGGTCTACATGGTCAAGGTCTCGTATCACCAGAAGCCGTACCGTCGCTCGATGATGCAGGTCTGGGGCGCGGACGTGGTCGCCAGCCCCAGCCACGACACCCACGCCGGCAACGCGATCCTTGAAGCCGATCCGGACTCGCCCGGCAGCCTCGGCATCGCGATCAGCGAGGCGGTCGAGGACGCGGCCACGCGCGAGGACACCAAGTACTCGCTGGGCAGCGTGCTCAACCACGTGCTGCTGCATCAGACCGTGATCGGCGAAGAGGCGCTGAAGCAACTGGCGCTGGCCGGTGACTATCCGGACATCGTGATCGGCTGCGTGGGCGGCGGCTCGAACTACGCCGGCCTCGCCTTCCCCTTCATGCGCGACAAGCTGGCGGGCAAGAAGGAGACGCGCTTCATCGCGGTCGAGCCGGAATCGTGCCCCAGCCTGACCCGCGGCCACTACGCCTACGATTTCGGCGACACGGCGAAGACCACGCCGCTGCTGAAGATGTACACGCTGGGCAGCTCGTTCATGCCGCCGGGAATCCACGCGGGCGGCCTGCGCTACCACGCGATGGCGCCGTTGATCAGCCAGCTTTACCACGACGGCGCGATCGAGGGCCGCGCCGTGCACCAGACGGCCGCCTTCGCCGCGGCGGTGCAGTTCGCGCGCACGCAGGGCATCATTGCCGCGCCGGAAACCTCCCACGCGATCCGCGCCGCGATCGACGAGGCGCTGCGCTGCAAAGAGACCGGCGAGGAGAAGGCGATCCTCTTTAACCTCAGCGGCCACGGCCACTTCGACATGTCGGCCTACGACCGCTACTTCGCCGGCGAGCTGGAGGACTACGCCTATCCCGCGGAGCTGGTGGCCGAATCGATGAAGGGCGTGCCGGTGGTTTGA
- a CDS encoding response regulator has protein sequence MSGTILVVDDDVGLQAMVQAILEDEGYSVALASDGLDALAVLEVEQPALILLDLNMPRMDGYAFAEEVRRRGLRPAIALAVLTADNSARQKARQLDADGVLRKPFTLSELLNMVAQLAPGAAL, from the coding sequence ATGAGCGGAACCATTCTCGTGGTGGACGACGATGTGGGCCTGCAGGCGATGGTGCAGGCGATTCTGGAGGATGAGGGCTACTCCGTCGCGCTGGCCAGCGACGGTCTCGACGCCCTGGCCGTGCTGGAGGTCGAGCAACCGGCACTGATCTTGCTCGACCTCAACATGCCGCGGATGGACGGCTACGCCTTCGCCGAGGAAGTGCGGCGCCGTGGGTTGCGGCCCGCGATCGCGCTGGCCGTGCTTACGGCCGACAACAGCGCCCGGCAGAAGGCCCGGCAGCTCGATGCCGACGGCGTGCTCAGAAAGCCGTTCACGCTGAGCGAACTGCTCAATATGGTGGCGCAGCTCGCGCCCGGGGCCGCCCTGTAG